A single genomic interval of Chryseobacterium paludis harbors:
- a CDS encoding DUF4292 domain-containing protein — MKNWVPLLLLLLVLSSCKTRNVAKNNNSNAKDSIVIENNNNPKDVNEPVRDKFTFYEHVVIPPKFDQIKINSKVNVETGSFVPTLDATIYIENNKKVWMNLSALFINVARGTATPEGVKGFDRTSKSYIDSDFEYLNHLLNVNFIDYKSLEKILMGRTFIKINDSQFNLTKNAQGYQLVSTVNQKIVTEEKTREYKISLQYDENYDLLSVHLKDVLSPDELEISYSNWGEYNEIRLPKNVKIIIKGSKTSQILLENTKFDFSKMEAAYSVPANYKKIEIK; from the coding sequence ATGAAAAATTGGGTTCCATTACTTTTATTACTTCTCGTTTTGTCATCTTGTAAAACTCGGAACGTTGCTAAAAATAATAATAGCAATGCTAAAGACAGTATTGTCATAGAAAACAACAACAATCCAAAAGATGTAAATGAACCTGTAAGAGATAAATTTACATTCTATGAACATGTAGTGATCCCACCAAAATTTGATCAGATTAAGATCAACAGTAAAGTAAATGTAGAGACAGGAAGTTTTGTACCGACACTTGACGCGACCATCTATATCGAAAATAATAAAAAAGTGTGGATGAATTTATCTGCATTGTTTATTAATGTTGCCAGAGGAACAGCAACACCTGAAGGCGTAAAAGGATTTGACAGAACCAGCAAATCATATATCGATTCTGATTTTGAATATCTCAATCATTTATTGAACGTTAATTTCATCGATTATAAATCTTTGGAGAAAATATTAATGGGTAGAACTTTTATAAAAATTAATGATTCTCAATTCAATCTTACAAAAAATGCTCAGGGCTATCAACTGGTATCGACTGTAAATCAGAAAATCGTAACAGAAGAAAAGACCAGAGAATATAAAATTTCATTGCAGTATGATGAAAATTACGATCTTTTGAGTGTTCATCTTAAGGATGTCTTATCACCGGATGAGCTAGAAATCTCTTATAGCAATTGGGGGGAATATAATGAAATTCGTCTACCAAAAAATGTTAAAATAATTATAAAAGGTTCAAAAACAAGTCAGATTTTACTAGAAAATACGAAATTTGATTTTTCGAAGATGGAGGCGGCCTATTCAGTCCCAGCCAATTATAAGAAAATTGAAATTAAATGA
- a CDS encoding sugar phosphate nucleotidyltransferase, with the protein MKIIVPMAGRGSRLRPHTLTVPKPLIPIAGKPIVQRLVEDIAKVAGEDIEEVAFIIGDFGAEIEKSLIQIAEKLGAKGSIYYQNDPLGTAHAIKCAEDSMQGDIVIAFADTLFRADFQLDKNSDGVIWVKSVEDPSAFGVVKLDNYGFITDFVEKPTTFVSDLAIIGIYYFNSAEKLMSEINYIMDNDIKNGGEYQLTTALENLRAKGGKFSLGKVNDWMDCGNKNATVETNSKILEYEREEMSHYPASAVIENSLIIQPCFIGENVKISNSKVGPGVSLGNNTVIVNSNIENSLIQENTKINHGNLSNSMIGNSAQYFGVAREISLGDYSVLDFLSK; encoded by the coding sequence AGGAAAACCTATCGTACAGAGATTGGTAGAAGATATTGCTAAAGTTGCCGGTGAAGACATCGAGGAGGTAGCTTTTATTATCGGAGATTTTGGTGCTGAAATTGAAAAATCCCTGATCCAGATTGCTGAAAAATTAGGCGCAAAAGGAAGTATATATTATCAAAACGACCCTCTTGGGACAGCCCATGCTATTAAGTGTGCAGAAGATTCAATGCAGGGAGATATCGTTATTGCATTTGCAGATACTCTTTTCCGTGCAGATTTTCAATTGGACAAAAATTCAGATGGTGTTATCTGGGTGAAAAGTGTAGAAGATCCTTCAGCATTTGGTGTTGTTAAATTAGATAACTATGGTTTTATCACAGATTTTGTTGAAAAACCTACAACTTTTGTTTCAGATTTAGCAATTATTGGTATTTATTATTTTAACAGTGCTGAAAAATTGATGAGTGAAATCAATTATATCATGGATAATGATATTAAAAATGGTGGAGAATATCAATTGACAACGGCTCTAGAAAATTTAAGAGCAAAAGGAGGTAAATTCAGTCTTGGTAAAGTAAATGACTGGATGGACTGTGGAAATAAAAATGCAACTGTAGAAACCAACAGTAAAATTCTTGAATACGAGAGAGAAGAAATGTCTCACTACCCTGCTTCCGCAGTAATTGAAAATTCTTTAATTATTCAACCTTGTTTTATCGGTGAAAATGTAAAAATTTCCAATTCTAAAGTAGGACCTGGAGTCTCACTTGGAAATAATACAGTCATTGTAAATTCAAATATTGAAAATTCATTGATCCAGGAAAATACAAAGATCAATCACGGAAATCTATCAAATTCTATGATTGGTAATTCGGCACAGTATTTCGGAGTAGCAAGGGAAATTTCGTTAGGTGATTATTCTGTTTTAGATTTTTTATCTAAATAG